In Aegilops tauschii subsp. strangulata cultivar AL8/78 chromosome 3, Aet v6.0, whole genome shotgun sequence, one genomic interval encodes:
- the LOC109756817 gene encoding multiprotein-bridging factor 1a, producing the protein MSRTGPIAQDWEPVVVRKKLPNAAAKKDEKAVNAARRAGVDIDIAKKHNAGTNKAAHSTTSLNTKRLDDDTENLAHERVPSDLKKSIMQARTDKKLTQAQLAQLINEKPQVIQEYESGKAIPNQQIIGKLERALGTKLRGKK; encoded by the exons ATGTCTCGCACCGGACCGATCGCCCAGGACTGGGAGCCGGTGGTCGTGCGCAAGAAGCTGCCCAACGCCGCCGCCAAGAAGGACGAGAAGGCCGTCAACGCCGCCCGCCGCGCCGGCGTCGACATCGACATCGCCAAGAAGC ATAATGCTGGGACAAACAAAGCTGCTCATAGCACCACATCGCTCAATACAAAGAGGCTTGATGATGATACAGAGAATCTTGCTC ATGAGCGTGTGCCGTCAGACCTGAAGAAGAGCATTATGCAGGCTAGAACGGACAAGAAGCTCACACAGGCACAGCTTGCACAG CTGATCAATGAGAAGCCACAAGTCATCCAGGAGTACGAGTCAGGCAAGGCTATCCCAAACCAACAGATCATCGGCAAGCTGGAAAGGGCTCTTGGCACAAAGCTGCGAGGCAAGAAGTGA
- the LOC109756821 gene encoding protein MALE DISCOVERER 2 produces MGGARRGLMLLLVLVVLLQAQAWAGAAPLNGEGLALLELRARVEGDPHGVFHDWDPMDNNPCSWSGVQCSDGNVEILNLTGHELAGTLAPEIGSLQCLRSLLLPKNNFHGQIPREFGGLSALEVLDLSANNLDGTIPKELGTMPLLKQLSLHNNQFQEGVSSFNIQGGAAEQTCCLSRKLGCWLGSKNWISFNVLRGKYCNNLPSFTESHIMQNLQSIASAMRRRLLEAGNLPALSGNNDLENSTGIQRPADVLSLGTGSFPAFPKSDGQILMPSVPESVENVDAATPKQVPAAVTQSDDKESSGAKYGIWTYVLIFLAAILLISLIIAPILVCRKRGDGSIAPWKAGLSGQLRKAFVTGVPQLNRLELEAACEDFSNILNALPFCTVFKGTLSSGVEICVVSTSISSVKEWSKSSETFFRKKIDTVSRVNHKNFVNLLGYCIENKPFMRMMVYEYAPNGTLSEHLHLKVFEDLDWAARMRIIMGLAYCLQYMHHELNPPVAINDIRSDAIFMTDDYAAKIADVGMWKELADRAKAAKQDGSSRSEPPPDLAGSVFCFGMLLLEIISGKLPEPGGHELTCIWAAKHLKAKNYVELVDTVLEEHKANELEAVCEVIEECTDPDPTRRPAMRDVTGKLREVLGVSPEAAAPRLSPLWWAELELLSIKST; encoded by the exons ATGGGTGGCGCGCGTCGGGGGCTCATGCTGCTCCTCGTCCTCGTCGTGCTGCTCCAGGCGCAGGCATGGGCCGGCGCCGCTCCGCTCAACGGCGAAG GATTGGCTTTGCTGGAGCTGAGGGCGAGGGTGGAGGGAGATCCCCATGGAGTCTTCCATGACTGGGATCCCATGGACAACAATCCCTGCAGCTGGTCCGGCGTCCAATGCTCTGACGGCAATGTGGAGATTCT GAATTTAACAGGTCATGAACTGGCTGGAACCCTCGCACCTGAGATTGGAAGCCTACAATGTCTAAGATCACT TTTACTTCCAAAGAACAATTTCCATGGGCAAATCCCCAGAGAGTTTGGAGGGTTATCTGCCCTTGAAGTACTGGATTTGAGTGCCAACAACTTGGATGGAACAATTCCAAAAGAACTAGGGACGATGCCACTACTCAAACAGCT ATCACTTCACAATAATCAGTTCCAAGAAGGCGTCTCATCTTTCAACATACAAGGTGGAGCTGCTGAGCAGACATGCTGCTTGAGCAGAAAACTAGGTTGCTG GCTGGGGTCTAAGAATTGGATTTCTTTCAACGTCCTCCGTGGGAAATATTGCAACAATCTACCAA GTTTTACCGAGTCACACATAATGCAGAATTTGCAGTCCATAGCAAGTGCGATGCGCCGCAGGCTGCTTGAAGCTGGCAATCTGCCTGCTCTTTCAGGGAATAATGACCTGGAAAATTCAACAGGAATCCAGAGACCTGCTGATGTTCTATCTCTAGGGACTGGTTCATTTCCTGCGTTCCCAAAGTCGGATGGCCAAATCCTGATGCCTTCGGTTCCAGAATCCGTTGAGAATGTTGATGCTGCAACACCAAAGCAGGTGCCTGCCGCAGTGACCCAATCAGACGACAAAGAGTCATCTGGTGCGAAGTATGGCATTTGGACTTATGTCCTCATATTTCTAGCTGCAATACTGCTCATTAGCCTGATTATTGCGCCGATCTTGGTCTGTCGGAAGCGAGGGGATGGATCAATAGCCCCCTGGAAAGCAGGGCTAAGCGGCCAACTTCGGAAGGCATTTGTAACAG GTGTTCCACAGCTAAACAGACTAGAACTCGAGGCCGCTTGCGAGGATTTCAGCAACATTCTCAACGCTCTGCCTTTCTGTACCGTGTTCAAGGGGACATTATCCAGTGGAGTCGAGATCTGTGTTGTCTCCACTTCCATTTCATCGGTCAAGGAGTGGTCCAAGAGTTCAGAAACGTTCTTCAGAAAAAAG ATAGATACAGTGTCAAGAGTCAACCACAAGAACTTTGTCAATCTCCTCGGATATTGCATAGAAAATAAACCCTTCATGAGGATGATGGTGTACGAGTATGCTCCGAATGGAACTCTTTCTGAGCATCTTCATC TCAAGGTGTTTGAGGATCTCGACTGGGCTGCGAGGATGAGGATCATCATGGGCCTGGCGTACTGCCTCCAGTACATGCACCATGAGCTCAATCCGCCTGTGGCGATAAACGATATACGCTCCGACGCAATCTTTATGACAGATGACTATGCTGCTAAG ATTGCCGATGTTGGCATGTGGAAAGAACTCGCGGACAGAGCAAAGGCTGCAAAGCAGGACGGCAGCAGCCGCTCTGAACCTCCTCCCGATCTCGCGGGCAGCGTCTTCTGCTTCGGCATGCTTCTGCTGGAGATCATATCCGGAAAGCTTCCTGAACCAGGTGGCCATGAACTGACCTGCATCTGG GCTGCCAAGCATCTCAAAGCCAAGAACTATGTCGAGCTCGTCGACACTGTGCTCGAGGAACACAAGGCCAACGAGCTGGAGGCCGTCTGCGAGGTGATCGAGGAGTgcaccgaccccgacccgacgCGGCGGCCAGCAATGCGAGACGTGACGGGAAAGCTCAGGGAGGTTCTTGGCGTCTCgccggaggcggcggcgccgcgGCTCTCGCCCCTCTGGTGGGCTGAGCTCGAGTTACTGTCCATAAAGTCGACCTAG
- the LOC109756822 gene encoding CBL-interacting protein kinase 5 has translation MERKSTILMNRYELGRMLGQGTFAKVYHARSLATNQSVAIKVIDKEKVLRVGMIDQIKREISIMRLVRHPNIVQLHEVMASKTKIYFAMEYVRGGELFARVAKGRLKEDAARKYFQQLIGAVDFCHSRDVYHRDLKPENLLVDEHGNLKVSDFGLSALKECQKQDGLLHTTCGTPAYVAPEIINKKGYDGEKADIWSCGVILFVLLAGYLPFQDSNLMEMYRKISKGDVRHPQWFSSDARKILSRLLDPNPNTRITMDKLIEHPWFKKGYKPAVTLATPRASKDLNDVQAAFSTDQKDGKGNRAEQPNSPLKPASLNAFDIISLSKGFDLSGLFEKDQEQKSNSRFMTQKPASAIVSKLEQIAETESFKVKKQDGLVTLQGSKEGRKGQLAIDAEIFEVTPSFYVVEVKKSAGDTLEYERFCKKGLRPSLKDICWNGPSEEKLPSVSESVPPTPSSKSTKRNGI, from the coding sequence ATGGAGAGGAAGTCCACCATTCTCATGAACCGGTACGAGCTTGGTCGTATGCTCGGGCAAGGCACCTTCGCCAAGGTGTACCATGCGCGGAGCCTTGCGACCAACCAGAGCGTCGCCATCAAGGTCATTGACAAGGAGAAGGTGCTGCGTGTCGGCATGATTGACCAGATCAAGCGGGAGATCTCCATCATGCGCCTGGTTCGCCACCCAAACATCGTCCAGCTGCACGAGGTCATGGCCAGCAAGACCAAGATATACTTTGCCATGGAGTATGTCCGGGGCGGCGAGCTCTTTGCCAGGGTGGCCAAGGGCCGGCTCAAGGAAGATGCTGCAAGGAAGTACTTTCAACAGTTGATAGGGGCTGTGGACTTTTGCCACAGCCGTGATGTCTATCACCGGGACCTCAAGCCGGAGAACCTCCTTGTGGATGAGCATGGAAACCTCAAGGTGTCCGACTTCGGGTTGAGTGCCCTCAAGGAGTGTCAGAAGCAAGACGGGCTGCTGCACACAACGTGTGGCACACCTGCATATGTTGCGCCGGAGATAATCAACAAGAAGGGCTATGATGGAGAAAAGGCAGACATATGGTCTTGTGGTGTCATACTTTTTGTTCTGCTTGCTGGTTACCTCCCATTCCAAGACTCAAATTTGATGGAGATGTACCGGAAGATCAGCAAAGGTGATGTCAGGCATCCACAGTGGTTCAGTTCTGATGCCCGGAAGATTCTATCCAGGCTGCTCGACCCTAATCCAAACACTAGGatcaccatggacaagctgattGAGCACCCGTGGTTCAAGAAAGGGTACAAACCAGCAGTGACTCTGGCAACGCCACGTGCCTCAAAGGATCTTAATGATGTCCAGGCTGCTTTCAGCACGGACCAAAAGGATGGTAAAGGCAACAGGGCAGAACAACCAAATAGCCCATTGAAGCCAGCGAGCTTGAATGCGTTTGACATAATCTCCCTCTCCAAAGGTTTTGATCTTTCTGGCCTATTTGAGAAGGACCAAGAGCAGAAGTCGAACTCGCGGTTCATGACCCAAAAACCCGCATCAGCAATAGTGTCAAAGCTGGAGCAGATAGCTGAGACAGAGTCCTTCAAGGTGAAGAAGCAGGACGGACTGGTGACGCTGCAGGGATCCAAAGAAGGGAGGAAGGGGCAGCTTGCGATTGATGCGGAGATCTTTGAAGTGACTCCATCCTTCTATGTTGTTGAGGTGAAGAAGTCGGCAGGAGACACATTGGAGTACGAACGGTTCTGCAAGAAGGGCCTACGGCCTTCTCTCAAGGACATCTGCTGGAATGGTCCGTCAGAGGAAAAGCTTCCATCAGTATCGGAGTCAGTACCTCCAACTCCGTCCTCCAAGTCGACCAAAAGAAATGGCATTTAA
- the LOC109756823 gene encoding uncharacterized protein — MSAAGEASTTVLRFFSFIGAGVICTKAINMYLDHERKQEEASAAAEAAAAAATSDSAVLVAADASPASAVAAAKP, encoded by the exons ATGTCCGCCGCCGGCGAAGCCTCCACCACGGTCCTCCGTTTCTTCTCCTTCATCGGCGCCGGTG TGATCTGCACCAAGGCCATCAACATGTATCTCGACCACGAGCGCAAGCAGGAGGAGGCGTCCGCCGCGGCTGAGGCAGCAGCGGCCGCAGCCACTTCCGACTCCGCTGTGTTGGTAGCAGCCGACGCGTCTCCGGcgagcgccgtcgccgccgcgaaGCCCTGA